One window from the genome of Crassostrea angulata isolate pt1a10 chromosome 2, ASM2561291v2, whole genome shotgun sequence encodes:
- the LOC128172376 gene encoding uncharacterized protein LOC128172376, with protein MMMMLVCLLVLSIVRDSLQHGYLIDPPSRSSLWRVNKKAPPNYNDNRLYCGGRSKIQQFGGLCGPCGDPYDGERENEAGGKYALGIISKQLPDGAKILETKVVNTAFHKGYYEFRICANNDVTKAVTQDCLNENLMTVMEGDDRYPTRFYPPGPGEHLVHVNLPEGMKCSQCVVQWRYRTGNSWGRDLDGTECIGCGVQEEFRNCADISIGSVDDKDHKTQNDNKETSEPLVTESNIHPRFRTQRTFAPNTHKEPITTTPFPVISKIRQPEAPTFTVDHLWSKTQFVRPRISIDMNQHREPPSTPKPAPRISFLEPLTTTESPVVETTTLTSMEARLQKIRKLQRLAALAIQMKTLLNTLRHLPVFQNLNLGILDKELMGQKEAPWNNLARPTVTEKPKQSRTFPWESGMSLNQIKSKPVTKSTTSKSSAHILQIPPSRVSSRFNYPILPPPNPILMGQFRKEKTRTVTLSSGNDQKNEDEVKPTENPKEEKENVPVYTNEFNVISPESLEGEVSIKDWYKKIVKLMVKKNMPVAEIKKMVDRLKQIKDVHKTQPITMLEKLRNSEMSLTESNSDNAAISDNSLSSQPTTSPTTNVVYPEVERRPAAPVNTASRNMLYPDIDRQQQRARDISAIPPNINTIRGRPGRRGSSANNPYVDHSEDNQLTPNERSALSMKLRNFMELNPQFRVPFGAVFH; from the exons ATGATGATGATGCTTGTGTGTCTGCTAGTGCTCTCTATCGTTAGGGACTCCCTCCAGCACGGCTATTTGATTGACCCTCCCTCCAGATCCTCACTTTGGAGGGTCAATAAAAAGGCACCCCCAAATTATAACGACAACCGACTCTACTGCGGGGGCAGAAGC AAAATTCAGCAGTTTGGGGGTTTGTGTGGACCCTGTGGGGACCCTTACGACGGTGAAAGGGAAAACGAGGCTGGAGGAAAATATGCTCTAGGAATTATATCCAAACAATTACCTGATGGAGCCAAAATTCTCGAAACAAAAGTTGTCAACACAGCCTTTCACAAAGGATACTACGAGTTCCGAATCTGTGCCAACAATGATGTCACTAAAGCGGTGACGCAGGACTGTCTGAACGAGAATTTGATGACGGTTATGGAGGGTGATGATAGGTACCCCACGCGCTTCTACCCTCCAGGACCCGGGGAACATCTTGTGCACGTGAATCTTCCAGAAGGCATGAAGTGTTCCCAGTGCGTTGTACAATGGCGTTACAGAAcag GAAACAGCTGGGGTCGAGACTTGGACGGCACTGAATGTATCGGCTGTGGAGTCCAAGAGGAGTTCCGGAATTGCGCGGACATCAGCATTGGTTCCGTGGACGACAAAGACCATAAAACCCAGAATGACAACAAAGAAACATCGGAACCACTGGTGACAGAAAGCAACATACACCCCAGGTTCAGGACTCAGCGGACCTTCGCTCCAAACACACATAAAGAGCCAATCACCACCACACCATTCCCGGTTATTAGTAAGATTCGTCAACCGGAAGCTCCTACCTTCACGGTAGACCATCTGTGGAGTAAGACCCAGTTTGTTCGTCCTCGCATCAGCATCGACATGAACCAACACAGAGAACCTCCAAGTACGCCTAAGCCAGCTCCACGAATTTCCTTCTTGGAGCCTTTAACTACGACGGAGAGTCCAGTTGTTGAGACAACCACTCTAACATCGATGGAGGCTCGTCTACAGAAGATCAGGAAACTTCAGAGACTGGCCGCCCTCGCTATACAGATGAAAACCTTGCTCAACACACTGCGTCATCTACCCGTGTTTCAAAACCTCAACCTTGGAATACTGGACAAAGAGTTGATGGGCCAAAAAGAAGCTCCGTGGAACAACTTGGCTAGACCAACTGTAACCGAAAAACCGAAGCAGTCGAGAACTTTCCCTTGGGAGTCTGGAATGTCCCtgaatcaaatcaaatcaaaacctGTTACCAAATCGACAACATCCAAGAGCTCTGCACATATTCTTCAAATCCCACCCTCTCGAGTAAGCTCCAGATTCAACTACCCAATTCTTCCACCACCTAACCCCATCCTGATGGGACAATTTAGGAAAGAGAAGACAAGAACGGTAACCCTGAGTTCTGGAAACGACCAGAAGAATGAAGATGAAGTTAAACCCACCGAGAATCCGAAAGAGGAGAAGGAAAACGTGCCGGTGTATACAAACGAGTTCAATGTCATCAGCCCGGAATCCTTGGAGGGAGAGGTCAGCATCAAAGACTGGTACAAGAAGATTGTCAAGCTCATGGTCAAGAAGAACATGCCAGTGGCAGAAATTAAAAAGATGGTGGACAGACTGAAGCAGATTAAGGATGTCCACAAAACGCAGCCAATCACCATGCTTGAAAAACTAAGGAACTCGGAAATGTCCCTGACAGAGTCAAACAGTGACAATGCTGCCATCTCCGACAACAGTTTGTCATCGCAACCCACGACGTCTCCAACAACCAACGTCGTGTACCCAGAAGTAGAAAGACGACCAGCCGCCCCGGTAAACACGGCGTCTAGAAACATGCTCTACCCAGACATTGACCGACAACAACAAAGAGCTCGGGACATCAGCGCCATTCCGCCAAACATCAACACCATTCGGGGGCGCCCTGGACGACGTGGTTCTTCAGCAAATAACCCATACGTGGATCATTCCGAAGATAACCAACTTACGCCCAATGAACGCAGCGCTTTATCAATGAAATTACGGAACTTCATGGAGCTTAACCCACAATTTCGGGTTCCTTTCGGTGCTGTATTCCATTAA